From Cercospora beticola chromosome 6, complete sequence, a single genomic window includes:
- a CDS encoding uncharacterized protein (BUSCO:EOG09264HU0), with amino-acid sequence MSGPILEGVLAINKPPGISSAQVIRDVQQQFNPSKLFRPWLDRERSKIESESHNQRQKRKVKARKLRDVKMGHGGTLDPMATGVLILGIGSGTKELGHFTTECTKSYEAVVLFGAATDTYDTEGKIVGRKAYEHVSRERIEQALAKFRGKGMQKPPIFSALRVQGKRLYEYAREGIPLPKGFEIQERPVDVTELELMEWYPGGTHSWHWPSLEAESAEKDLARQALPDQLGGTSPKRDAAEEATGEAVLKRKRSELNEGEASTTNGSLSKRLKVDEDASSDVSTPDIMPATIKRLSTQEGAQPDTEVAQPPKDAEQPASSDSKAALGLQNEETNNKSKPCPAPACRLKMTVTSGFYVRSLVQDLGVAVGSLACMSSLVRTRQSDFQLPTNVLQYDALQAGEDVWGPKVQALLEEWNEKKNARGSKPQDERTSSKAADAQTGDVE; translated from the exons ATGTCGGGCCCCATTCTGGAAGGCGTTCTCG CCATCAACAAACCGCCCGGCATAAGCTCAGCTCAGGTCATCCGCGATGTACAGCAGCAGTTCAATCCCTCCAAACTATTTCGACCATGGCTCGATCGCGAGAGATCGAAGATCGAAAGCGAATCGCACAACCAAAGACAGAAACGCAAGGTGAAGGCGCGAAAGCTGAGAGATGTCAAGATGGGTCATGGAGGAACGTTGGACCCGATGGCGACTGGTGTGCTCATTCTCGGCATCGGCAGCGGAACGAAAGAACTAGGCCATTTCACGACGGAATGCACAAAAAGCTACGAGGCCGTAGTCTTGTTTGGCGCAGCGACAGATACCTACGATACAGAAGGCAAGATCGTTGGGCGAAAGGCATATGAACATGTTAGTCGAGAGAGGATCGAGCAAGCTCTCGCCAAGTTTAGAGGCAAGGGTATGCAGAAGCCTCCGATCTTCTCCGCACTTCGAGTTCAAGGAAAGAGGCTGTATGAGTATGCGAGAGAAGGCATACCACTACCGAAGGGCTTCGAAATTCAAGAGAGGCCTGTGGACGTCACTGAGCTGGAACTCATGGAATGGTACCCGGGAGGCACGCATAGCTGGCATTGGCCTAGCCTCGAAGCAGAAAGCGCTGAAAAGGACCTCGCGAGACAGGCTTTGCCTGACCAGCTTGGCGGAACGAGTCCGAAGAGAGACGCGGCTGAAGAAGCAACTGGCGAAGCAGTgctgaagaggaagcgaTCTGAATTGAACGAGGGCGAAGCGAGCACCACAAACGGGTCACTATCGAAGCGATTGAAAGTCGATGAAGACGCGAGCAGTGACGTGTCAACACCTGACATCATGCCTGCCACAATCAAGCGACTGTCCACGCAGGAGGGAGCGCAACCTGACACGGAAGTTGCTCAACCTCCCAAGGACGCAGAGCAGCCGGCGAGTTCAGACTCGAAAGCGGCTCTTGGGTTACAGAATGAGGAAACGAACAATAAGTCAAAGCCTTGTCCGGCTCCGGCGTGTCGGTTGAAAATGACTGTCACTTCTGGCTTTTACGTCCGATCTCTTGTTCAAGATCTCGGGGTAGCAGTAGGCTCGCTGGCATGCATGTCAAGCTTGGTGCGCACCAGACAGTCTGATTTCCAGCTCCCCACCAACGTCTTACAGTACGACGCATTGCAGGCAGGCGAAGATGTTTGGGGTCCGAAGGTACAGGCGCTGCTCGAAGAATggaacgagaagaagaacgcgCGTGGCAGTAAGCCACAGGATGAGCGGACATCTTCCAAGGCTGCTGATGCACAGACTGGCGATGTCGAATGA